From the Mycobacteriales bacterium genome, one window contains:
- a CDS encoding maleylpyruvate isomerase family mycothiol-dependent enzyme — protein MASLADRTIAALLDHHDALASVVANLSDAELKGPSAASEWSVAQVLSHLGSGAELNLRACQVALGDAAEPEDDYNRRIWDRWDGMRPDEQAQQFVAHDEQLVELLDALTAEQREGLHVKLSYLPEPVGIATLTGMRLNEVALHSWDVRVALDPTAKLDDEAADILAEQYSGGLAFMLRHVGKADALSQPAVVDAGSYGLVIADRVRLTSSPQNVTASFEGPLEALVRLIGGRLTDAYTPDSVRVSGELTIDDLRRVFPGF, from the coding sequence ATGGCTTCCCTCGCAGACCGCACCATCGCTGCCCTCCTCGACCATCACGACGCGCTCGCGAGTGTGGTCGCGAACCTCAGTGACGCGGAGCTGAAAGGCCCGTCCGCCGCCTCGGAGTGGTCGGTCGCCCAGGTGCTGTCGCACCTCGGCAGCGGCGCCGAGCTCAACCTACGCGCCTGCCAGGTCGCGCTCGGCGACGCCGCCGAGCCCGAAGACGACTACAACCGACGGATCTGGGACCGCTGGGACGGGATGCGTCCGGACGAACAGGCGCAGCAGTTCGTCGCGCACGACGAACAGCTCGTCGAACTGCTCGACGCGCTCACCGCCGAGCAGCGCGAGGGCCTGCACGTGAAGCTCAGCTACCTGCCGGAGCCGGTCGGCATCGCGACCCTGACCGGCATGCGGCTGAACGAGGTGGCGCTGCACAGCTGGGACGTCCGGGTCGCACTCGACCCGACCGCCAAGCTCGACGACGAGGCCGCAGACATCCTCGCCGAGCAGTACTCCGGGGGGCTGGCCTTCATGCTCCGTCACGTCGGCAAGGCCGATGCCCTGTCCCAGCCGGCCGTCGTCGACGCGGGAAGCTACGGCCTCGTCATCGCCGACCGGGTGCGGCTGACCAGCTCGCCGCAGAACGTCACGGCGTCGTTCGAAGGGCCTCTGGAGGCGCTGGTCCGACTGATCGGCGGGCGGCTGACCGACGCCTACACGCCGGATTCGGTGCGGGTGTCGGGCGAGCTCACCATCGACGACCTGCGTCGCGTCTTTCCCGGTTTCTGA
- a CDS encoding GDSL-type esterase/lipase family protein has product MKVFRFDDPLVAIHGAADFDRTEGGISPRRLPAWTRIQVPDALSDVASRMPAGCYVALRTTATVIELDARTMILNSPPTAPRPAVFDLVVDGRIADSVAVTDGDRLVVRNLRPLDVSVERGALATVRFADLPPGVKDLEIWLPHNATVELRELRLDDDASLEPRLPDTRKVWAHYGSSISHCLEVPRPTDVWPAQVARSTGLSLIDLGFGGSCHLDQYAARTIRDLAADVITLKVGINVSNGDTMRERAFVPAVHGFLDTIREAQPDVAIVVISPIICPPAEDHPGPASRGPDGSYQRVERPDDLMTGALTLQRMRELLEAAVASRQGQGDANLHYLGGLALFGAPDAHLLPDDLHPSPEGYRMIGERFTDLVFGPDGLLRELGGF; this is encoded by the coding sequence ATGAAGGTCTTCAGGTTCGACGATCCGCTCGTCGCGATCCACGGCGCGGCCGACTTCGACCGCACCGAGGGCGGGATCAGCCCCCGCCGGCTGCCGGCTTGGACCCGCATCCAGGTGCCGGACGCGCTCTCGGACGTCGCCAGCCGGATGCCGGCGGGTTGCTACGTCGCGCTGCGTACGACGGCAACCGTCATCGAGCTCGACGCCCGGACGATGATCCTGAACAGCCCGCCGACCGCGCCGCGGCCCGCCGTGTTCGACCTGGTCGTGGACGGCCGGATCGCAGACTCGGTCGCGGTCACGGACGGTGACCGGCTCGTCGTACGCAACCTGCGGCCCCTGGACGTGTCGGTCGAGCGCGGCGCGCTCGCGACGGTCCGCTTCGCCGACCTGCCACCCGGTGTGAAGGACCTCGAGATCTGGCTGCCGCACAACGCGACGGTCGAGCTGCGTGAGCTCCGCCTCGATGACGACGCGTCGCTGGAGCCGCGGCTTCCGGACACTCGCAAGGTCTGGGCCCACTACGGCAGCTCCATCAGCCACTGCCTGGAGGTGCCGCGCCCGACCGACGTCTGGCCAGCGCAGGTGGCGCGCTCGACCGGCCTGAGCCTGATCGACCTCGGTTTCGGCGGGAGCTGCCACCTCGACCAGTACGCGGCACGCACCATCCGCGATTTGGCCGCGGACGTCATCACCCTCAAGGTGGGCATCAACGTCTCCAACGGCGACACGATGCGCGAGCGCGCCTTCGTCCCGGCCGTCCACGGCTTTCTCGACACGATCCGCGAGGCTCAGCCCGACGTTGCGATCGTCGTGATCTCGCCGATCATCTGCCCGCCGGCCGAGGACCATCCCGGTCCGGCAAGCCGCGGTCCGGATGGCAGCTACCAGCGCGTCGAGCGTCCCGACGACCTCATGACCGGAGCGTTGACGTTGCAACGGATGCGCGAGCTGCTCGAAGCCGCCGTGGCCAGTCGTCAAGGGCAGGGCGACGCGAACCTGCACTACCTGGGCGGGCTCGCGCTGTTCGGTGCGCCCGACGCGCACCTGTTGCCGGACGACCTCCATCCCAGCCCCGAGGGGTACCGGATGATCGGCGAGCGGTTCACCGACCTGGTGTTCGGTCCCGACGGGTTGCTGCGCGAACTTGGTGGGTTCTGA
- a CDS encoding CocE/NonD family hydrolase, which yields MSRLRRGVVIALAVSLTCLGGLSGRLAPTYASTGAARTHAATATANPWARRIWGYLPAPGGVELRYSVLLPRAHGRFPVLMQYDGYDAGEIGGVAYQQGATWMSSELDASLLRRGYAVMGLQMPGTGCSSGTFDLFAEDWGTDGALGVEWAARQPWSTGRVGMYDWSWPGIGQLFTASTRPKALDAIAPGMVVTDPLRDVGAPGGIPNPEFNNLWWATILDSWTYAALDAVGDGDTRCAVDLARNVTVGQATSPTADSTHLFEDGFWRNRDLRAMTRRIAVPVLSMVDWQDEEVGSRGGYYQQLLDPSRTWYVGTNGQHDIYLSKSFRPTLLAFMDHFVKQEANGFARTPHVRLWEETTAAGGAQSSDDQLTEAKPGFVITRPRLPVPVHPTTLWLRTGGGLAAQRATAASGSETFAPLPGPIVNNDVPGAILDASGGPVGELPWQASAIVAGTALSFTTPRLTRTITLSGPASLNLWLSSTATNTDVQVTVTEVRPGGQEEYVQRGWLRVSARAIDKALSSRLLPVHQETMAALQPLTPGRLVRARVEIPNFTHTFRAGTAIRIWLDAPSGTGDWNFLSSDAGEIDTLSLDHSHDSALVVGRLSGHRAPGHEPACDRLVGEPCRANPVTTTADRAALPRGW from the coding sequence ATGAGCCGGCTGCGTCGTGGCGTCGTCATTGCGCTCGCCGTCTCGCTGACCTGCCTGGGCGGGCTGAGTGGGCGCCTCGCGCCGACATACGCGTCGACCGGGGCGGCGCGCACCCACGCCGCGACCGCCACCGCGAACCCCTGGGCGAGGCGGATCTGGGGCTACCTGCCCGCCCCGGGCGGGGTCGAGCTGCGCTACAGCGTCCTGCTCCCCCGCGCGCACGGTCGCTTCCCGGTCCTGATGCAGTACGACGGGTACGACGCCGGCGAGATCGGCGGCGTCGCCTACCAGCAGGGCGCCACCTGGATGTCCAGCGAGCTGGACGCGAGCCTGCTGCGCCGCGGCTACGCGGTGATGGGCTTGCAGATGCCGGGCACCGGCTGCTCGTCCGGGACCTTCGACCTGTTCGCCGAGGACTGGGGCACCGACGGAGCGCTGGGGGTCGAGTGGGCGGCCCGCCAGCCGTGGTCGACCGGTCGCGTCGGGATGTATGACTGGTCCTGGCCCGGCATCGGCCAGCTGTTCACCGCGTCGACCCGGCCGAAGGCACTCGACGCGATCGCACCGGGCATGGTCGTGACCGATCCGCTCCGCGACGTCGGCGCACCCGGCGGCATCCCGAACCCGGAGTTCAACAACCTGTGGTGGGCCACCATCCTCGACTCGTGGACCTACGCCGCGCTGGACGCGGTCGGCGACGGCGACACGCGGTGCGCCGTCGACCTCGCCCGCAACGTCACCGTGGGTCAGGCCACCTCACCGACCGCGGACTCCACGCACCTGTTCGAGGACGGGTTCTGGCGCAACCGTGACCTGCGCGCCATGACCAGGCGCATCGCCGTACCCGTCCTGTCGATGGTCGACTGGCAGGACGAAGAGGTGGGCTCGCGCGGCGGCTACTACCAGCAGCTCCTCGACCCGTCGAGGACCTGGTACGTCGGGACCAACGGCCAGCACGACATCTACCTGAGCAAGTCCTTCCGCCCGACGCTGCTCGCGTTCATGGACCACTTCGTGAAGCAGGAGGCCAACGGGTTCGCCCGCACGCCGCACGTCCGGCTCTGGGAAGAGACGACCGCCGCGGGCGGTGCGCAGTCCAGCGACGACCAGCTGACCGAGGCGAAGCCCGGCTTCGTCATCACCCGTCCACGGCTGCCGGTGCCGGTGCATCCGACGACGTTGTGGTTGCGGACAGGCGGCGGACTCGCGGCGCAGCGCGCCACGGCCGCGAGCGGATCGGAGACCTTCGCGCCGCTGCCAGGACCGATCGTGAACAACGACGTTCCGGGCGCGATCCTGGACGCGTCGGGCGGGCCGGTCGGGGAGCTGCCGTGGCAGGCCTCGGCCATCGTCGCGGGCACCGCGCTGTCGTTCACCACGCCACGGCTGACCCGCACGATCACGCTGTCCGGACCGGCATCGTTGAACCTGTGGCTGTCCTCGACAGCCACCAACACCGACGTGCAGGTCACCGTCACCGAGGTGCGCCCGGGCGGCCAGGAGGAGTACGTGCAGCGCGGCTGGCTGCGCGTGTCGGCACGCGCGATCGACAAGGCGCTGTCGAGCCGCCTGCTGCCGGTGCATCAGGAGACGATGGCGGCGCTGCAGCCCCTCACCCCCGGCAGGCTCGTCCGGGCGCGGGTCGAGATCCCGAACTTCACGCACACGTTCCGTGCCGGGACCGCGATCCGGATCTGGCTCGACGCGCCCAGCGGCACGGGCGACTGGAACTTCCTGTCCAGCGACGCGGGCGAGATCGACACCCTCTCACTCGACCACAGCCACGACTCGGCGCTGGTCGTCGGAAGGCTGTCCGGGCATCGAGCACCCGGCCACGAGCCAGCCTGCGACCGGCTCGTCGGTGAGCCGTGTCGGGCCAACCCGGTGACGACGACCGCAGACCGCGCAGCGCTCCCCCGCGGTTGGTGA
- a CDS encoding enoyl-CoA hydratase-related protein produces the protein MSDYRDITYDLADAIATITLNRPDKLNAFTPLMCEELIDAFDRADADDDVRVVIVTGAGRGFCAGADLSSGGSAFDPQRRGHSAGQVPRDGGGRVSLRIFESRKPVIAAINGPCVGVGVTMTLPMDIRMASDTAKFGFVFARRGIVPEAASSWFLPRIVGPSQAMEWYATGRVFGPEEALASRLLRSVHPAAELLGAATALAREIADNTSAVSVALARQLMWRGLTFDRPHLSHVADSRAMAAAGGGRDAVEGVTSFLEKRPPAFPGKVSVDYPDVFGDPQPDWAGQP, from the coding sequence ATGAGCGACTACCGCGACATCACCTACGACCTGGCCGACGCCATCGCCACCATCACGCTGAACCGGCCGGACAAGCTCAACGCTTTCACGCCGCTCATGTGCGAGGAGCTCATCGACGCGTTCGACCGGGCCGACGCCGATGACGACGTACGGGTCGTGATCGTGACGGGTGCCGGGCGCGGCTTCTGCGCCGGCGCCGACCTGTCCAGCGGCGGCAGCGCGTTCGACCCGCAGCGCCGGGGGCACAGCGCGGGCCAGGTGCCGCGCGACGGCGGGGGCCGGGTGAGCTTGCGCATCTTCGAAAGCCGCAAGCCGGTCATCGCTGCGATCAACGGGCCGTGTGTGGGCGTCGGGGTGACGATGACCCTTCCGATGGACATCCGCATGGCGTCGGACACCGCGAAGTTCGGGTTCGTCTTCGCACGCCGGGGGATCGTGCCGGAGGCCGCGTCGTCGTGGTTCCTGCCCAGGATCGTCGGGCCGAGCCAGGCGATGGAGTGGTACGCGACGGGAAGGGTGTTCGGTCCGGAGGAGGCGCTCGCGAGCCGGCTGCTGCGCAGCGTCCACCCCGCGGCGGAGCTGCTCGGCGCGGCGACGGCCCTCGCCCGCGAGATCGCTGACAACACCTCCGCCGTCAGCGTGGCCCTCGCCCGTCAGTTGATGTGGCGCGGCCTGACCTTCGATCGGCCCCACCTCTCCCACGTCGCCGACTCGCGGGCCATGGCCGCGGCCGGCGGCGGCCGGGACGCGGTCGAAGGGGTGACGTCGTTCCTCGAGAAACGGCCGCCGGCGTTTCCCGGCAAGGTCAGCGTCGACTACCCCGACGTGTTCGGCGACCCGCAGCCGGACTGGGCCGGCCAGCCGTGA
- a CDS encoding NUDIX hydrolase encodes MSFRTVSSREVYRNPWITVREDAVELPDGTPGLYGVVDRPDFALVIPREPDGSMWLVEQYRYAIGRRSWEFPQGTWPPGGERGSIEELARAELREETGIRAAELRHLGHLYTAYGFCSQGYDVWLASGLTAGEHEREPTEQDMVQRRFTAAEFEAAICRGEIFDSHSLAAYGLLQLLGA; translated from the coding sequence ATGAGCTTCCGGACGGTGTCGAGCCGCGAGGTGTATCGCAACCCGTGGATCACCGTGCGCGAAGACGCGGTCGAGCTGCCCGACGGCACGCCTGGGCTGTACGGCGTCGTCGACCGGCCTGACTTCGCCCTCGTCATCCCTCGCGAACCGGACGGCAGCATGTGGCTCGTCGAGCAGTACCGCTACGCGATCGGCCGCCGATCCTGGGAGTTCCCGCAGGGCACCTGGCCGCCCGGCGGGGAGCGCGGCTCGATCGAAGAGCTGGCACGTGCCGAGCTTCGCGAGGAGACCGGAATCCGCGCGGCGGAGCTGCGCCACCTCGGCCACCTCTATACGGCGTACGGGTTCTGCAGCCAGGGTTACGACGTGTGGCTCGCGTCAGGCCTCACCGCCGGCGAGCACGAGCGCGAGCCGACGGAGCAGGACATGGTCCAGCGGCGGTTCACCGCCGCCGAGTTCGAAGCGGCGATTTGCCGGGGCGAGATCTTCGACAGTCATTCGCTGGCGGCATACGGGTTGTTGCAGCTGCTCGGCGCCTAG
- the helR gene encoding RNA polymerase recycling motor ATPase HelR yields MPHTRRPKTWPATKARDAISAFDLPAHLAAKAAPALIAADEQHFHAIAECLTATIAELSERLERELRTAGGEGQAAMDRDLEIHRLAARLRTLRRFGLDLCLGHVIGSEDGEPAYVGRLGLTDPSGRRLLLDWRSPAAEPFFGATHANPMGLASRRRYRWSRGKINDYWDEVFTPEGFEGHAPALDDQSAFIASLGGSRSPRMRDVLATIQADQDAIIRAGSAGALVVDGGPGTGKTVVALHRAAYLLYADPRLGHHRGGVLFVGPHEPYLAYVADVLPSLGEEGVQICTLRDLVPEGRDARVEADPEVARLKSSAALVKAIEPAVRYYEKPPKKGLNVESHYGDVWLSAEDWAEAFDAAEPGTPHNEARAEVWDALVEIAIDNFDSDEIEPHLLRRSLTRNRELLTTFARAWPLLDPAELVGDLLTVPAYLRLCAPSLSDDEVAALQRPVADAWTVSDLPMLDAARLRLGDAEAARRARQRQSAVAAEAEQREAVIDSLLASDHDGDSAVQMLRSIVDAEGNAVLGFHDVRDALIDESGLPSATPDRLAGPFAHIVVDEAQELTDAEWQMLLSRCPSRSFTIVGDRAQARRGFTESWQARLARVGLDRVELATLTVNYRTPEEVMAEAEPVIRAVLPDANVPTSIRTGGRPVVHAAASELTSILDAWLAEHPDGIACVIGEPTFEATGRVRSLTPELAKGLEFDLVVLVDPAGWGEGVAVAVDRYVAMTRATQQLVILTSA; encoded by the coding sequence GTGCCGCACACTCGTCGGCCGAAGACCTGGCCGGCCACGAAAGCGAGGGACGCGATCAGCGCGTTCGATCTTCCTGCCCACCTTGCCGCGAAAGCCGCCCCGGCGCTCATCGCGGCCGACGAGCAACACTTCCACGCGATCGCCGAGTGCCTCACCGCCACGATCGCCGAGCTGTCCGAGCGCCTCGAGCGCGAGCTGAGAACCGCGGGCGGTGAGGGCCAGGCCGCGATGGACCGCGACCTCGAGATCCATCGGCTCGCGGCCCGGCTGCGCACCCTCAGGCGGTTCGGACTTGATCTCTGCCTCGGCCACGTGATCGGCAGCGAGGACGGCGAGCCGGCGTACGTCGGCCGGCTCGGCCTGACCGATCCCAGCGGCCGTCGGTTGCTGCTCGACTGGCGCTCACCCGCCGCCGAGCCGTTCTTCGGCGCGACGCATGCGAACCCGATGGGCCTGGCGAGCCGGCGGCGCTACCGGTGGAGCCGCGGCAAGATCAACGACTACTGGGACGAGGTGTTCACCCCCGAAGGCTTCGAAGGCCACGCGCCCGCCCTCGACGACCAGTCGGCGTTCATCGCCAGCCTGGGCGGCAGCCGGTCGCCGCGCATGCGGGACGTACTCGCGACGATCCAGGCCGATCAGGACGCGATCATCCGCGCCGGTTCCGCTGGGGCGCTCGTCGTCGACGGCGGTCCCGGCACGGGCAAGACCGTCGTCGCCCTGCATCGCGCCGCGTACCTGCTCTACGCGGACCCGCGGCTGGGACATCACCGCGGCGGCGTGCTGTTCGTCGGGCCGCACGAGCCCTACCTGGCCTACGTCGCGGACGTCCTGCCCAGTCTCGGTGAGGAGGGCGTGCAGATCTGCACGTTGCGGGATCTGGTCCCGGAAGGTCGTGACGCGAGGGTCGAAGCCGATCCGGAGGTCGCCCGCCTCAAGTCGTCCGCGGCGCTGGTCAAGGCGATCGAGCCGGCCGTCCGCTACTACGAGAAGCCACCGAAGAAGGGGCTGAACGTCGAAAGCCACTACGGCGACGTTTGGCTCAGCGCCGAGGACTGGGCCGAGGCTTTCGATGCGGCCGAGCCCGGTACGCCGCACAACGAGGCGCGCGCCGAGGTGTGGGACGCGCTGGTCGAGATCGCGATCGACAACTTCGACAGCGACGAGATCGAACCGCACCTGCTCCGGCGTTCGCTCACCCGCAACCGCGAGTTGCTCACCACGTTCGCGCGGGCCTGGCCGTTGCTCGACCCGGCCGAGCTGGTCGGCGACCTGCTGACCGTTCCGGCGTATCTGCGGCTGTGCGCGCCGTCGTTGAGCGATGACGAGGTCGCCGCGTTGCAGCGGCCCGTCGCAGATGCCTGGACGGTGTCCGACCTGCCGATGCTCGACGCGGCTCGCCTCCGCCTCGGCGACGCGGAGGCCGCTCGCCGGGCCCGCCAGCGACAGTCGGCAGTGGCGGCCGAAGCGGAGCAGCGAGAGGCGGTCATCGACAGCTTGCTCGCCTCCGACCATGACGGCGACAGTGCCGTCCAGATGTTGCGTTCGATCGTCGACGCCGAGGGCAACGCCGTACTCGGCTTTCACGACGTGCGTGACGCGCTGATCGACGAGTCGGGCCTGCCGAGTGCGACACCGGACCGCCTCGCCGGGCCCTTCGCCCACATCGTCGTGGACGAGGCGCAGGAGCTCACCGACGCCGAGTGGCAGATGCTGCTGTCGCGGTGCCCGTCCCGCAGCTTCACGATCGTCGGGGACCGCGCGCAGGCCCGGCGCGGGTTCACGGAGTCCTGGCAGGCGCGGTTGGCGCGGGTGGGCCTGGACCGCGTCGAGCTGGCGACGCTGACCGTGAACTACCGGACGCCGGAGGAGGTCATGGCCGAGGCCGAGCCGGTGATCCGGGCCGTGTTGCCGGACGCCAACGTGCCGACGTCGATCCGCACCGGCGGCCGTCCTGTCGTGCACGCCGCGGCGTCGGAGCTGACCTCGATCCTGGACGCCTGGCTCGCCGAGCACCCGGACGGCATCGCCTGCGTGATCGGGGAACCGACGTTCGAAGCCACCGGCCGGGTTCGCTCCCTCACGCCCGAGCTCGCCAAAGGCCTCGAGTTCGACCTCGTCGTGCTCGTCGACCCGGCCGGCTGGGGGGAGGGCGTCGCAGTGGCTGTCGACCGCTACGTAGCGATGACCAGAGCGACCCAGCAGCTCGTGATCCTCACGTCTGCGTGA
- a CDS encoding PIG-L family deacetylase yields MTDRQLTLMAVHAHPDDEATGTGGVLAKAAAEGIRTVLVTCTDGRCGDGPGGVKPGEPGHDPDAVAALRIPELEKSCEILGISDLELLGYHDSGMMGWEQFNNAPESFWSTPVADGAAKLGALIEKYQPDVIVTYDENGFYGHPDHIQAHRITMAAHAATGSSAKVYWGTIPKSRMEEFGNAMRDAGLADWDEEPPAAEDGALDIGLPDDQITTWVDIRDYSEQKFNSLAAHASQGENIFFLQLGLDTFTKLMGEETFVRVRDTTNAPLPEKDLFDGLR; encoded by the coding sequence GTGACTGACCGGCAGCTGACCCTGATGGCCGTGCACGCCCACCCCGACGACGAGGCCACCGGCACCGGCGGGGTGCTGGCCAAGGCCGCCGCCGAAGGCATCCGTACCGTGCTCGTCACCTGCACCGACGGTCGCTGCGGCGACGGCCCTGGCGGGGTCAAGCCGGGCGAGCCCGGACACGATCCGGACGCGGTCGCGGCCCTGCGCATCCCGGAGCTCGAGAAGTCCTGCGAGATCCTCGGCATCAGCGATCTCGAGCTGCTGGGCTACCACGACTCCGGAATGATGGGCTGGGAGCAGTTCAACAACGCGCCCGAGTCGTTCTGGTCGACTCCCGTGGCGGACGGCGCGGCAAAGCTCGGGGCGCTCATCGAGAAATACCAGCCGGACGTGATCGTGACCTACGACGAGAACGGCTTCTACGGGCATCCGGACCACATTCAGGCCCACCGGATCACGATGGCCGCTCACGCCGCCACGGGATCGTCGGCCAAGGTCTACTGGGGCACGATCCCCAAGTCGCGGATGGAAGAGTTCGGCAACGCGATGCGCGACGCCGGTCTGGCGGACTGGGACGAGGAACCTCCCGCGGCTGAGGACGGCGCGCTCGACATCGGGCTTCCCGACGACCAGATCACCACCTGGGTGGACATCCGCGACTACAGCGAGCAGAAGTTCAACTCACTCGCGGCGCACGCCAGCCAGGGCGAGAACATCTTCTTCCTTCAGCTGGGGTTGGACACCTTCACCAAGCTGATGGGCGAGGAGACCTTCGTGCGGGTGCGTGACACGACGAACGCGCCGCTTCCGGAAAAGGACCTCTTCGACGGGCTTCGCTGA
- a CDS encoding Gfo/Idh/MocA family oxidoreductase, whose amino-acid sequence MSALRVGLIGAGPWAQIAYVPMITGGPELELCGVWARRPQAAQELAEVAGTTAVESVEELFDRCEVIACAVPPAIQAGYAIQAAAAGKHLMLDKPLADSAERAEEVAGAIADAGVTSIVMFTSRFRPDVRELLDTVTDPTYAQLVNLNGAFLSGPFAGSPWRQQEGALLDWGPHGVDLLMHALGPVVACEATERGAVVSAVLHHEGGGLSQLLFGSRWPHEPVSRLDLVDAAGRHCADWTGRRAQAYQRTFATLREEFAASVRTGAAHPCDARRAADVQHVVDRLRRSARDHRE is encoded by the coding sequence GTGAGCGCGTTGCGCGTGGGGCTGATCGGCGCCGGACCGTGGGCGCAGATCGCCTATGTGCCGATGATCACCGGTGGGCCCGAGCTCGAGCTCTGCGGTGTGTGGGCGCGGCGCCCGCAGGCGGCGCAGGAGCTCGCGGAGGTGGCAGGTACGACGGCTGTCGAGTCCGTCGAGGAGCTCTTCGACCGCTGCGAGGTCATCGCGTGCGCGGTACCGCCGGCGATCCAGGCCGGTTATGCGATCCAGGCGGCTGCGGCCGGCAAGCACCTGATGCTCGACAAGCCGCTCGCCGACAGTGCCGAACGAGCCGAGGAGGTCGCCGGCGCGATCGCCGACGCCGGCGTCACGTCGATCGTGATGTTCACCTCGCGGTTCCGGCCCGACGTGCGCGAGCTGCTCGACACCGTCACGGATCCGACGTACGCGCAACTGGTCAACCTCAACGGCGCCTTCCTCAGCGGACCCTTCGCGGGCTCGCCGTGGCGTCAGCAGGAGGGCGCACTGCTCGACTGGGGCCCGCACGGCGTGGACCTGCTGATGCACGCGCTCGGTCCGGTCGTGGCGTGCGAAGCGACCGAGCGCGGCGCGGTCGTCTCGGCCGTCCTGCACCACGAGGGCGGTGGGCTGTCGCAGCTGCTGTTCGGCTCGCGGTGGCCGCATGAGCCGGTGAGCCGGCTCGATCTGGTGGATGCCGCCGGACGGCACTGCGCCGACTGGACCGGCCGCAGGGCACAGGCCTACCAGCGCACCTTCGCGACTCTGCGCGAGGAGTTCGCGGCGTCGGTGCGGACCGGTGCAGCCCACCCGTGCGATGCACGGCGCGCCGCGGACGTTCAGCACGTCGTGGACCGGTTGCGCCGATCGGCGCGCGATCACCGCGAGTAG